A region of the Paracoccaceae bacterium genome:
CGGCATTGTCGAGGCCGAGGGCGCCTTCGACAGCCTGGACGACCCGGTGACGCAGTACGTTCCGGCGCTGGTGGGCACCGCCTATGACGGGGTGACGGTGCGGCATGTCCTGACGATGACATCGGGCGTCGCCTTTGACGAGGACTATCTGAAATTCAGCAGCGACATCAACAGGATGGGTCGCGTCCTGGCGCTTGGCCGGTCGATGGACGGGTTTGCCGCCGCGTTGCAGGACCGTGCGGCGGCACCGGGCGCGCGCTGGCAGTATGTGTCGATCGACACGCATGTCCTGGGCATGGTGATCCGGGGCGCGACCGGGCGCGACCTGGGCGATCTGATGGCCGAGCGGCTGCTGGGACCGCTGGCGCTGGAGGCGCCCTCGGCCTATGTGACCGACGGGCATGACGAGCCCTTCGCGCTTGGCGGGTTGCTGATGACCACGCGCGACTACGCGCGGCTGGGCCAGATCATGCTGGAGGGCGGCGCGGGCATCGTGCCCGAGGCATGGGTCATGGCATCGACCGCGCCGCAGGCCCCCACCCCGCCGGGCGAGATGGGCTATGGCTACCAGTGGTGGATTCCGCCCGGAGCGGAGCCGGGCGAGTTCCAGGCGCAGGGGATCTATGGCCAGTATGTCTATGTGAACCGTTCCGCCGGGGTGGTGATCGCGGTCAACGCGGCCGACCGGGGGTTCCGCGAACCGGGGGTCGAGGCGGCGAACATCGCCATGTTCCGGCGCATCGCGGGGCTGTTGCGCTAGCGCGCGCGGAGGCGGTGATCGACATTGCCGGCGGCGCCGCTATCATCCCGGCAGAGGAGACGCAGGATGCAGGAACCTTCGCTGAACGTGCTGGGCGGCCCGCTGGAGCCGTGCTCGACCGATCCGGTCACCGGGTTCTTCCGCAATGGCTGCTGCGACACGGGCCCTGCCGACCGCGGCAGCCATACGGTCTGCGCGGTGATGACGGCCGAGTTCCTGGCGCTGTCGAAGTATCTGGGCAACGACCTGTCAACCCCGCGCCCGGAATACGGATTCAAGGGCCTGAAGCCCGGCAACCGGTGGTGCCTGTGCGCGGCCCGGTTCCTGCAGGCGCATGACGAAGGCGCCGCGCCGCAGGTGAACCTGGCGGCCACCCACGCCCGCGCGCTGGACATCGTGCCGATCGAGGTGCTGCGGGCGAACGCGCTGGACCCCGCCGGCTGACCCCGCGGCAGCGCGGCGCTATCCGGGCGGCCCGGCGTCGTCGCGCATCATGTCCTCGATGAACAGCGCCAGCAGCTGGCCCCTGCCGGTGACGCCCGCCTTGCGGTAGATCGCGGCCGTCTGGGCCTTGACCGTGCCTTCGGCAACGCCGCGCAGCGCGGCAATCTCGGCCGTGCTCATTCCCTTGATGGCAAAGGTCGCCACATCGGCCTCGGCCGGGGTCAGGCCCCAGCCGTCGAACCGTTCCGCCAGAAGGTCACGAAAGGCGATGCCCGCCCGGCGCAGCCGCGCCTCGGCCGCTGCGCGCCCCCGCGCGGTCCGGTGCAGCGCGAGACCGCCCAGCACAAGCCCCAGCACAAGGCCCAGTGCCGCGCCGATCTCCAGCATCTCGCGGGTCCGCCAGCTCAGCGGGGTCGACCGCAGCGACAGGACCGAGGACAGCACGTCGCCCACAAAGAACACGGCGCACAGACCCTGCACGGCCAGGATGGCGATGATGACCGGACGGCCGGTCACCATGGGCGCACGCTCGGGCCAGCACCCCGCCGGTCAGTCATCGTCACCGCCGCGTCCGCGCCCCCGGCCGCGCCCCTGCCCGCCGTCGTCATCACCGTCGCCGTCGTCATCCTCGTCGTCATCGTCGTCATCGTCGTCATCCGCCGACCCTGTCAGTCGCCCCGAGGTTTCCGACCGGCCGTCCGACCGGGGAACCCAAAGATCGCGCAGGATCTCGCCGGTTCGCGGATTCAGGATGATCTCGCGCTCGGCGCTTGCGCCTTCCGCCACGAT
Encoded here:
- a CDS encoding beta-lactamase family protein, with protein sequence MFLLLIGGLAFWKRDEIARLRSVLTLFDEGRIVANFSAMDRAFQTRSLTSASPAPRPLPPGEPLALPPETAQWIAARSVTALVILKDGRLVHDSYHLGTQAGDLRISWSVAKSALSALFGIVEAEGAFDSLDDPVTQYVPALVGTAYDGVTVRHVLTMTSGVAFDEDYLKFSSDINRMGRVLALGRSMDGFAAALQDRAAAPGARWQYVSIDTHVLGMVIRGATGRDLGDLMAERLLGPLALEAPSAYVTDGHDEPFALGGLLMTTRDYARLGQIMLEGGAGIVPEAWVMASTAPQAPTPPGEMGYGYQWWIPPGAEPGEFQAQGIYGQYVYVNRSAGVVIAVNAADRGFREPGVEAANIAMFRRIAGLLR
- a CDS encoding DUF2237 domain-containing protein, which encodes MQEPSLNVLGGPLEPCSTDPVTGFFRNGCCDTGPADRGSHTVCAVMTAEFLALSKYLGNDLSTPRPEYGFKGLKPGNRWCLCAARFLQAHDEGAAPQVNLAATHARALDIVPIEVLRANALDPAG
- a CDS encoding helix-turn-helix transcriptional regulator, with the translated sequence MVTGRPVIIAILAVQGLCAVFFVGDVLSSVLSLRSTPLSWRTREMLEIGAALGLVLGLVLGGLALHRTARGRAAAEARLRRAGIAFRDLLAERFDGWGLTPAEADVATFAIKGMSTAEIAALRGVAEGTVKAQTAAIYRKAGVTGRGQLLALFIEDMMRDDAGPPG